A genomic region of Rhodohalobacter sp. 614A contains the following coding sequences:
- a CDS encoding sulfotransferase encodes MAFRYGFLTYLSRSGSTFLSNLLNNYADICVTLEGDFPPELLGVKNRSVLHINAYEEIDYYFDYIVNNSRVSSWDLDLRSFKDDLYEASLPISGADIFKKLLEAYRNKHKPNATVVLYKGVPFLPWMLDEVVQNFPESQVIHLFRDPRAVYNSQKGLPLPYEERDFVFNPFQTVDEWKRSVQKCNHPVRQNVLPVRYEDLILNTEAIRKQLISFLKTSDNLATENTFSQRIPDQEQVIHQDVAKSPKKEKIHRWKENLEPREIEILEIGLGELLKEHAYDLSGSHNTIPSQISYYKSYLSYTFYTVFHRIKRIINGVRTDPSKYYIKLKSRF; translated from the coding sequence ATGGCCTTTAGATATGGATTTCTTACATATCTCAGCAGATCTGGTTCAACTTTTTTAAGCAACTTATTAAATAATTATGCTGACATTTGTGTGACTCTTGAGGGAGATTTTCCACCCGAACTTTTAGGTGTGAAAAATCGATCTGTGTTGCACATTAACGCATATGAGGAGATTGACTATTACTTTGATTATATCGTCAATAACTCAAGAGTTTCTTCCTGGGATTTGGATTTAAGAAGTTTTAAAGATGATTTGTATGAGGCTTCATTACCCATTTCCGGAGCAGATATTTTTAAAAAATTATTAGAAGCCTATCGGAATAAGCATAAACCGAATGCCACGGTTGTTCTCTACAAAGGCGTTCCCTTTTTGCCCTGGATGCTCGATGAAGTTGTTCAAAACTTTCCGGAATCCCAGGTGATTCACCTGTTCAGAGATCCAAGGGCCGTTTACAATTCCCAAAAAGGGTTGCCACTGCCTTATGAAGAGAGGGATTTTGTGTTCAATCCATTTCAAACGGTGGATGAATGGAAAAGGTCCGTTCAGAAATGTAATCATCCTGTCCGCCAAAATGTCCTTCCTGTCAGGTACGAAGATCTGATCCTCAATACAGAAGCTATAAGAAAACAGCTGATTTCATTTCTGAAAACTTCCGACAACCTGGCTACAGAAAATACATTTTCCCAGCGAATTCCGGACCAGGAGCAGGTGATTCACCAGGATGTAGCAAAATCACCCAAAAAAGAAAAAATACACAGATGGAAGGAAAATCTTGAACCCAGAGAAATTGAAATATTGGAAATCGGGCTGGGCGAACTTTTAAAAGAACATGCCTATGATTTATCCGGATCTCACAACACAATCCCGTCACAGATTTCTTACTACAAGAGTTATCTGAGTTACACATTTTATACAGTATTTCACCGAATAAAGAGAATCATAAACGGAGTTCGAACCGATCCTTCAAAGTATTATATAAAATTGAAGAGCCGCTTCTGA
- a CDS encoding glycosyltransferase family 2 protein — MKNDLISIVIPAFNAKEYIASAIESVLGQEGLECEFEIIVVDDCSQDGTASFVREKFNLQSVRVIELEKNSGPAHARNVGIEASKGNYISLLDSDDIFQPEKLASQYTFLENNPGRGAVITASKTIVDKKYGKDITYHFPVTKLEQAKEVFFSKIARFTSTLFFRKELYQSTGGFDCSMNHFEDHEFLLRCIKHSNLGYINQLLTCYRVRDDGLSGSISEVSFLNSRQKFEEKAFDIFPELKVFEHEYWSNEYFGLGKILLFQKRNRKRSRSYFKKSISGNMQNVKPYIGLMLSYLPLFVSMKIRKKLILES; from the coding sequence ATGAAAAATGATTTGATCTCTATTGTAATCCCGGCTTTCAATGCTAAAGAATATATAGCATCGGCTATAGAAAGTGTCTTAGGCCAGGAAGGTCTTGAATGCGAATTTGAAATCATCGTTGTGGATGATTGTTCTCAGGATGGTACAGCTTCATTTGTCCGCGAAAAATTCAATTTGCAATCGGTTCGGGTCATTGAATTGGAGAAGAATAGTGGACCTGCTCATGCCAGAAATGTTGGCATTGAAGCTTCAAAAGGAAACTACATTTCTCTTTTGGATTCCGATGATATTTTCCAACCGGAAAAATTAGCCAGCCAATATACTTTTTTGGAAAATAATCCGGGGCGTGGAGCTGTAATAACCGCATCCAAAACAATTGTAGATAAAAAATATGGAAAAGATATCACCTATCATTTTCCTGTGACAAAACTTGAACAGGCAAAAGAAGTATTCTTTTCAAAAATAGCCCGCTTTACCTCCACTTTATTTTTTAGGAAAGAGTTGTACCAAAGCACAGGGGGATTCGATTGCAGCATGAATCATTTTGAGGATCACGAGTTCTTGTTAAGGTGTATTAAGCACTCAAATCTCGGCTATATCAATCAACTTTTGACCTGTTACAGGGTTCGTGATGATGGCCTGTCGGGATCCATATCTGAGGTGAGTTTCCTGAATAGCAGGCAGAAATTTGAAGAAAAAGCATTTGATATTTTCCCGGAGCTGAAAGTATTCGAACACGAATATTGGTCGAATGAATACTTCGGTCTTGGAAAGATCCTATTGTTTCAGAAACGGAATCGAAAGAGATCCAGATCCTATTTTAAAAAGAGTATTAGTGGAAATATGCAAAATGTGAAGCCCTATATCGGCCTGATGCTTTCGTATTTACCGCTTTTTGTCAGCATGAAAATCAGAAAAAAATTAATACTTGAGTCTTAA
- a CDS encoding flippase, which yields MSKKADKKKDLSKQLSKGSQIAFIGNGLSKVFSIGTKVIISRLMGPSGLGTFELVISLTRFASMTGQIGLHQTVVYYISHFRRNGEEDKIAAVIRSGFFVLGIVFTIVTLLMFLSRDQIKTVFFSNETPVIVITALTVMIVAFGLRNYLTMCYRGLKKITQEVFINQFAFYCIIVLSLGACYLIRSNITIHWLAILLIFSAVLSFSFSLPVLFTHLKTKISREEERTILKKMLIYGFPLWGNGFLNIGRAQLDRVMLGIFSNTSQIGFFAAGNTIAVILSFILDAFTPISQPLISEAYASSDFQQLNHIYRTLVRWGAIICIPLGGAFILFGEPLLAIIFGAEFSGAYLMLVFLVFGYTINVLAGPAGNMLIMTNHQRASLLSLLAGFIIAIGLHWFLIPVYQGVGAAVATGVSLAVTNVLRIFQVKHYLKISYEVATVVKISAGITASVLLVSYLRGFGIHLIFLAAIYTIMCLILLYFLVDIRSVRDNIQLIKKNK from the coding sequence GTGAGTAAAAAAGCTGACAAAAAAAAGGACTTATCGAAACAGTTGTCCAAAGGAAGCCAGATTGCCTTTATTGGCAACGGTTTATCCAAGGTTTTTTCAATAGGAACCAAAGTAATTATTTCCCGATTGATGGGCCCCTCAGGATTAGGGACGTTTGAGCTGGTTATTTCTCTCACAAGATTTGCATCCATGACGGGACAAATTGGCCTCCATCAAACCGTTGTTTATTACATATCGCATTTTCGAAGAAATGGTGAAGAAGACAAAATAGCCGCCGTAATCAGAAGTGGTTTCTTTGTTTTGGGGATTGTTTTCACCATCGTCACACTCCTGATGTTTTTATCAAGAGATCAAATCAAAACGGTCTTTTTTAGTAATGAAACTCCCGTCATTGTCATCACTGCGTTGACGGTAATGATCGTAGCTTTTGGTTTGAGAAATTATCTGACCATGTGCTACAGGGGCTTGAAAAAGATTACACAGGAGGTTTTTATAAACCAATTTGCATTCTATTGTATCATTGTGTTGAGTTTGGGGGCATGTTATTTAATCCGTTCCAATATTACGATTCATTGGCTGGCTATACTTTTAATTTTTTCGGCAGTTCTTTCCTTCTCCTTTTCTCTGCCTGTTTTATTTACTCATTTAAAAACAAAAATCTCCAGAGAGGAAGAGCGGACCATTTTAAAAAAAATGTTGATCTATGGATTTCCACTTTGGGGGAATGGTTTCCTGAACATTGGAAGAGCCCAATTGGATCGTGTGATGTTAGGTATTTTTTCAAATACTTCTCAGATTGGTTTTTTTGCAGCGGGAAATACGATCGCCGTTATTTTGTCTTTCATCCTGGACGCTTTTACGCCCATCTCCCAACCGCTGATTTCCGAGGCTTACGCAAGTTCCGATTTTCAGCAGCTTAACCACATTTACCGAACACTTGTAAGGTGGGGGGCAATAATATGTATTCCACTTGGCGGGGCATTCATTTTATTTGGCGAGCCCCTTTTGGCGATCATTTTTGGGGCTGAATTCAGCGGAGCTTACCTCATGCTGGTATTTCTTGTTTTTGGATACACTATAAATGTTTTGGCCGGGCCAGCAGGAAATATGTTGATTATGACCAATCATCAGAGAGCCAGTTTGCTGTCTCTCTTAGCCGGATTTATAATAGCTATTGGCCTCCACTGGTTTTTAATCCCAGTTTATCAGGGAGTTGGTGCTGCCGTTGCAACCGGTGTGTCACTGGCTGTTACAAATGTACTTCGGATTTTCCAGGTGAAGCATTATCTCAAGATTTCTTATGAAGTAGCAACCGTAGTTAAAATTTCTGCCGGGATAACCGCATCTGTGCTGTTGGTATCATATTTACGTGGGTTTGGTATTCACCTGATTTTCTTGGCGGCTATTTACACAATTATGTGCCTGATATTACTCTACTTCCTGGTAGATATTCGATCTGTCAGGGATAACATCCAATTAATCAAAAAGAATAAATAA
- a CDS encoding sulfotransferase domain-containing protein, with product MDLLSDAFRVLGLFEIVDKKKRQRVNPAETLLVSGFWRSGTTLLMQAISKIFNRRSIYEPLHFKTEEANRFYYKNESDRQWIPYWNDYLSDDEFFHLQEQVLKGDLKGEWVRRHREYKVAFADPLVVKMVRSNLCLPYYEKKFTSKCILLIRHPGAVLASIIRNKGGAARIKAQISRSDLVRQLLRKFENELPIDNHFDQYLDDVNARIILLYMIMNELPLYWKEAGFIHPLVITYEEMIASPLEMFYGIKDYLNIDNQTSDEEILSIWKNPSGTTKKERTDISVNERLNSWRSELDSGTEEMIYQILNNGSVFPRTRNQINQIDKLVTEN from the coding sequence ATGGATCTTCTTTCAGATGCTTTTAGAGTACTCGGTCTTTTTGAGATCGTAGATAAAAAAAAGCGGCAAAGAGTCAATCCGGCCGAGACTCTCCTCGTTTCTGGTTTTTGGAGAAGTGGAACGACACTTCTTATGCAGGCAATTAGTAAAATTTTTAACCGAAGGTCGATCTATGAACCTTTACATTTTAAAACTGAAGAGGCAAATAGGTTTTACTACAAAAATGAAAGTGACCGGCAATGGATTCCCTATTGGAATGATTACCTCAGTGACGATGAATTTTTTCATCTGCAGGAACAGGTTTTGAAAGGAGACCTGAAAGGAGAGTGGGTGAGAAGACATCGCGAGTACAAAGTGGCGTTTGCAGATCCATTGGTCGTAAAAATGGTAAGGTCGAATTTATGCCTGCCTTATTATGAGAAAAAATTCACATCAAAATGCATACTTCTGATTCGGCATCCGGGAGCTGTATTGGCCAGTATTATCCGGAACAAGGGAGGAGCAGCCAGAATTAAAGCCCAAATTTCCAGGTCAGACCTGGTCCGTCAATTACTCAGGAAATTTGAAAATGAATTACCAATAGATAACCATTTTGATCAGTACCTGGATGATGTGAATGCCCGCATCATTCTTTTATACATGATAATGAACGAACTCCCGCTTTACTGGAAAGAGGCAGGGTTCATCCATCCATTGGTTATTACCTACGAAGAAATGATCGCCTCGCCTCTTGAGATGTTTTACGGAATAAAAGACTATCTGAATATCGATAATCAAACTTCTGATGAAGAAATTTTAAGTATTTGGAAGAATCCTTCGGGAACTACGAAAAAAGAGAGAACCGATATTTCAGTCAATGAACGGTTGAATAGCTGGAGATCTGAACTGGATTCGGGAACGGAGGAGATGATTTACCAAATACTTAACAATGGTTCCGTTTTTCCAAGAACCAGAAACCAAATTAACCAGATTGATAAACTTGTAACTGAAAATTAG
- a CDS encoding sulfotransferase family protein, whose translation MSDTPYFIGIGAMRCGSTWISQVLSEHPEVYIPASLKEVHFFDAFYKNSKRDKKERWNYGRGIEWYMNLLNEGGSHLKSGEITPNYLYDNEAPNLIKQDFPDVKIIVSLRDKVERSLSHFQFVKMHNYLETTGDDLADYKKYDSDYHFSDYSHYEERLKRYHELFDDILVINFEDIKERPSIVCKQLYGFLGIEDEFQPACLNKKMNKSRGKRSDFLYEVFKKTRKKVKKNRGLVKVSNATGFTNVFKFLNRLNLSEKKEVSDDLKEYVEGLFAASDVKEKSNQI comes from the coding sequence ATGTCAGATACTCCCTATTTTATCGGAATTGGTGCCATGAGATGTGGCAGTACGTGGATTTCGCAGGTATTGAGCGAACACCCGGAAGTGTATATTCCTGCGTCTTTAAAGGAAGTACATTTCTTTGATGCCTTTTATAAAAATTCCAAAAGAGATAAAAAAGAGAGGTGGAATTATGGGCGGGGTATTGAGTGGTACATGAATTTATTAAATGAAGGAGGAAGCCATTTAAAGTCAGGAGAAATAACGCCCAATTATTTGTACGATAATGAGGCCCCCAATCTTATCAAACAGGACTTTCCGGATGTGAAGATTATTGTTTCGCTTCGGGATAAAGTTGAAAGGTCGCTTTCACATTTTCAGTTTGTGAAAATGCACAATTATCTGGAAACCACCGGAGATGATCTGGCTGACTATAAGAAGTACGATTCGGATTATCATTTTTCGGATTACAGCCATTACGAAGAACGCCTGAAACGGTATCACGAGCTTTTTGATGACATTCTTGTTATCAATTTTGAGGATATCAAAGAACGCCCATCCATTGTGTGCAAACAGCTTTATGGTTTTTTGGGAATTGAGGATGAGTTTCAACCTGCTTGTCTGAACAAAAAAATGAATAAATCCAGGGGCAAGAGGTCTGATTTTTTGTATGAAGTGTTCAAAAAAACAAGAAAAAAAGTAAAGAAAAACAGGGGGTTGGTTAAAGTATCCAACGCAACCGGCTTTACGAATGTGTTTAAGTTTCTCAACAGGCTGAATCTGTCCGAGAAAAAAGAGGTGAGTGACGATCTGAAGGAATATGTAGAGGGCTTATTTGCGGCTTCTGATGTAAAAGAAAAATCAAATCAGATTTAA
- a CDS encoding sulfotransferase family protein produces the protein MTPQKVNLIYIGPMGYSGSTLLDLILNQHEEIQSVGELIFYDRWRKDNLLCSCSKPIDECAFWNKVQKMLPDDFRLHGELSRLKTFTGLDFFTKNLSSAYFEQTYKLVDKVSRISSVKYVLDSSKSVGRLEKLAEGKQVINLKVIHLIRNGKSVVQSSLKEKARPSYDNDQKTSTRSAYKTALRWFLVNRRMKKVINKFSLDSIEIRYEDLINDPQDELNRIFSFLDLEAMEITNTIDNSNIHNISGSRWRFDNQIEIVQTKQNHNLSGYQNFIFNLIAGNLYKSYGYK, from the coding sequence ATGACACCACAAAAGGTAAACTTAATTTACATCGGCCCGATGGGTTACAGTGGGTCTACACTGCTGGATTTGATTTTGAATCAGCATGAGGAGATTCAAAGTGTGGGCGAGCTGATTTTTTATGATCGGTGGAGAAAGGACAATTTACTTTGTTCCTGTTCAAAGCCAATAGATGAGTGTGCTTTTTGGAATAAAGTGCAAAAAATGCTGCCGGATGATTTTAGACTGCATGGAGAACTGAGCCGGCTGAAAACATTTACAGGATTGGACTTCTTTACGAAAAATTTGTCAAGTGCATATTTTGAGCAAACTTATAAGTTGGTCGATAAAGTAAGCAGGATCAGTTCTGTGAAATATGTTCTGGATTCATCAAAAAGTGTTGGGCGGTTGGAGAAACTTGCAGAAGGCAAACAGGTTATAAATTTAAAAGTTATACACCTGATCCGAAATGGAAAAAGTGTGGTGCAAAGCAGCCTGAAAGAAAAAGCCCGGCCCAGCTATGATAATGACCAAAAGACATCCACGCGATCAGCCTATAAAACAGCTTTAAGATGGTTTTTAGTAAACAGAAGAATGAAAAAAGTCATCAACAAGTTCTCGTTAGATTCCATCGAAATACGATATGAAGACCTGATAAATGATCCGCAGGATGAGCTGAACCGCATTTTTAGCTTTTTAGATCTTGAGGCAATGGAAATCACCAATACGATTGATAATTCAAACATTCACAATATAAGCGGAAGCAGGTGGAGGTTTGACAACCAGATAGAAATTGTTCAGACAAAGCAAAACCACAATTTAAGTGGATACCAGAATTTCATTTTTAATTTAATTGCAGGAAATCTTTATAAATCATATGGATACAAGTAA
- a CDS encoding sulfotransferase domain-containing protein produces the protein MDTSKKLWVIGFPKSGNTWVCYLTSYIYNVPYFDFADLNSKPKQEWVYENTRGQHEWDRIHGIDVLYKSHKMIEDLPVNTETDLILYVHRDPRDVYISFKHFMENGLAEWKGRLQYRFFGFLGEKSRIKWFINQWENHLKEWAEIADLNVSYDSLLEEGADYLYPILKKEKEDLDKEIVESAIEKFSFKSMTKGRKRGSEDKDSFFRKGVSGDWENHLSKEESDLFNPVLKG, from the coding sequence ATGGATACAAGTAAAAAACTATGGGTTATCGGTTTCCCGAAAAGTGGCAATACATGGGTATGCTATTTAACCTCCTACATCTATAATGTGCCCTATTTTGATTTTGCTGATTTGAATTCAAAACCAAAACAGGAGTGGGTTTACGAAAACACACGAGGACAGCATGAGTGGGATCGGATTCACGGTATTGATGTTTTATACAAGTCTCACAAAATGATTGAGGATCTTCCCGTGAATACAGAAACCGACCTGATTCTGTATGTACATCGCGATCCCAGAGATGTGTATATCAGCTTTAAACATTTTATGGAAAATGGTTTAGCCGAATGGAAAGGACGGCTGCAATACCGGTTTTTCGGTTTTTTGGGAGAGAAATCAAGAATCAAGTGGTTTATAAATCAGTGGGAAAATCATTTAAAAGAGTGGGCCGAAATTGCAGATTTGAACGTCAGTTATGACTCTCTGTTGGAAGAAGGAGCTGATTATTTGTACCCGATTCTAAAAAAAGAAAAGGAAGATTTAGACAAAGAAATTGTTGAAAGTGCAATTGAGAAATTTAGTTTCAAAAGTATGACGAAAGGACGGAAACGGGGAAGCGAGGATAAAGACAGTTTTTTTAGAAAAGGTGTTTCAGGTGATTGGGAAAATCACCTCAGCAAAGAGGAAAGTGATTTGTTTAACCCGGTTTTAAAAGGATAA
- a CDS encoding sulfotransferase domain-containing protein encodes MAANILINSHRRSGTHFLIDSIRANVQDAWFPNHFLLPADFNIGSLFGKDEKVYKIFKKYLNEDRPVIIKSHLLPEEMNIENPKDKFEQLIKDTFQQSKKIYIYRNGKDTLVSLYHFLKPGVDFHNFLETKNDHIIRKIRTEQAYDENRVRYWGYHVEEWKKVEDVCILKFEDLKNNYTEAIKSVCDFINEPPQDPVKKPQIPRFKLLHGIQKKMSNLGITPLPASSSVRPRKGKVGDSDSYFTKELDTYFKKQLEHSAI; translated from the coding sequence ATGGCTGCCAATATTCTTATTAATTCTCATCGCCGTTCAGGAACTCATTTTCTTATCGATTCCATTCGGGCAAATGTTCAGGATGCGTGGTTTCCCAATCATTTTTTGTTGCCGGCAGATTTTAATATTGGCTCTTTATTCGGAAAAGATGAGAAGGTTTACAAAATATTTAAAAAGTATCTGAATGAAGACCGGCCTGTGATTATTAAAAGTCATCTTTTACCCGAGGAGATGAATATTGAAAATCCGAAGGATAAATTTGAACAGTTAATAAAGGATACTTTTCAGCAGTCAAAAAAAATCTACATCTACAGAAATGGAAAGGATACGTTGGTTTCATTATATCATTTTCTGAAACCGGGAGTGGACTTCCATAATTTTTTGGAAACAAAAAACGACCATATCATTAGAAAAATACGGACAGAACAAGCATATGATGAAAACCGGGTGCGTTACTGGGGATATCATGTGGAGGAATGGAAGAAAGTTGAAGACGTGTGTATCCTGAAGTTTGAAGATTTAAAGAATAACTATACTGAGGCGATAAAGTCAGTCTGTGATTTTATAAATGAACCACCTCAGGATCCTGTCAAAAAACCTCAAATACCCCGTTTTAAACTGCTGCATGGAATTCAAAAAAAAATGAGTAACCTGGGAATTACACCATTGCCCGCAAGCTCATCAGTCAGGCCCCGAAAAGGAAAGGTTGGGGATTCAGATTCCTATTTTACCAAAGAGTTAGACACTTATTTTAAGAAACAACTCGAGCATTCTGCCATTTAA
- a CDS encoding O-antigen ligase family protein, with translation MKLRDIEKFVFFATLAGLFIPLSVNIRVINLYVWNIPAIALMIVVFLQSLYTGFWKVQKWDLWDYSLIGLMFVLIIFSMIGANFMNNLPFLTQYITILFMAFYARRAWGRVITPKVLVSFALISVFIQSVIGIIQQLTFSQFGNPKAYFGRGQSTELRDSFGVEISRVQGTLGHPNLVGNWFITLFPFLIVSDFFDRNRIAWIMKRIAVLLGFIGLLFTLSRGNIAFFSLLCVLFILPWLRLISPKMWSSSQVLTRTVFVIVLTLSLLYLITTNMEAINTYYSVLGDRIEQATSVRNSRGTADFRLEMNKGALQKVVDQKFILGNGFNNSRNIWSDVDTDIPVWWNYRPHNVYLALAVEGGIFAFIFYIIITCLPIYYLYRKVNSSEVLKYAFLFALCAGFLFGQIYLTHLSPEYGVLYSLILGSSMGYIDEISAMSNSLREIS, from the coding sequence TTGAAACTACGTGATATAGAAAAATTTGTATTCTTTGCTACTCTGGCCGGTTTATTTATTCCGCTCTCGGTAAATATCAGGGTGATCAATTTGTATGTGTGGAATATTCCGGCAATAGCTTTAATGATAGTCGTTTTTTTGCAGTCTTTATATACAGGCTTTTGGAAAGTTCAAAAGTGGGATCTCTGGGATTACAGTTTAATTGGTTTAATGTTTGTGTTGATCATTTTTTCGATGATCGGTGCCAACTTTATGAATAACCTTCCATTTCTCACCCAATATATAACCATACTGTTTATGGCTTTTTATGCCAGAAGAGCATGGGGCAGGGTTATTACTCCCAAAGTGCTGGTAAGCTTTGCACTTATCAGCGTATTTATTCAATCTGTAATAGGAATTATACAACAGCTTACATTTAGTCAGTTTGGAAATCCAAAAGCTTATTTTGGGCGCGGACAAAGTACAGAACTAAGAGATTCGTTTGGAGTAGAAATCAGCAGGGTACAGGGAACTCTGGGCCATCCCAACCTTGTGGGAAATTGGTTTATTACTTTGTTTCCGTTTCTTATAGTGAGTGATTTTTTTGACCGGAATAGAATAGCGTGGATAATGAAGAGAATAGCTGTTCTTCTCGGTTTTATTGGGCTTTTATTTACGCTTTCGCGGGGAAACATTGCCTTCTTTAGTTTATTATGCGTTTTATTCATACTCCCCTGGCTGAGATTAATCAGTCCCAAAATGTGGTCTTCTTCCCAAGTATTAACCAGAACGGTATTTGTTATTGTATTGACATTATCCTTGCTGTATTTAATCACCACAAACATGGAAGCGATAAATACCTACTATTCGGTTTTAGGGGATAGAATAGAGCAAGCTACATCTGTGAGAAATTCCAGGGGAACGGCAGATTTCAGGTTAGAGATGAACAAAGGTGCCTTACAAAAAGTGGTTGATCAAAAATTTATTCTTGGGAATGGCTTTAACAACTCAAGGAATATTTGGTCGGATGTAGATACCGATATTCCCGTTTGGTGGAACTACAGACCCCATAATGTTTATCTGGCCCTGGCGGTGGAAGGAGGAATCTTCGCTTTTATTTTTTACATCATAATAACCTGTCTGCCAATCTATTACCTTTATAGAAAAGTGAACTCCAGTGAGGTTTTGAAATATGCCTTTCTTTTTGCCTTGTGTGCCGGGTTTTTATTTGGCCAAATTTATCTGACGCATCTTTCGCCTGAATATGGTGTTTTATACTCTCTTATTTTGGGAAGCAGTATGGGGTATATTGATGAGATTTCAGCTATGTCCAATTCTCTGAGAGAAATCAGTTAG
- a CDS encoding putative rhamnosyl transferase — MKRFCKKIVIFVFIFFLLSQAIGLLAPYHWGNPWFSSKIRTLDERNKSDLPDAYFFGSSRVYRQIDPSVFDSVYSNLSNQKISSFNLGAQATFAPQVYHLYEHFLDSELSANAKEKYAFVELTHVQNLGNEVMHQERTTYWINFNELRFISSYVANHPGMSYQESIKYYIKYGISFIENMFNLGHFGQSYLSPGYYKAEYLGPSSNGYVPLDYELNTTTDSTLIHHYTERREALADSSSLLDVRAQTTQNHFKSISDELNEVHLKRILKLIEDSKEKNIQLIFLLSPRNTRQSLVNLYHAIPESHKIQLADPENFPELYELQYSFDAGHLNSDGAKIYSTLLAQKFYEKKTDQHVSN; from the coding sequence ATGAAACGTTTCTGTAAAAAAATTGTCATCTTTGTTTTTATATTCTTTCTCCTTTCGCAGGCGATAGGCCTATTGGCTCCATATCATTGGGGAAATCCGTGGTTCAGTTCAAAAATTCGAACCCTGGATGAACGGAATAAATCTGATCTGCCAGATGCTTATTTTTTCGGGTCAAGCAGGGTCTATCGGCAAATTGATCCATCCGTATTCGATAGTGTTTATTCAAACCTGTCTAATCAAAAAATCTCTTCTTTCAATTTAGGAGCTCAAGCCACTTTCGCACCCCAAGTGTATCACTTGTACGAACATTTTCTGGACTCTGAATTATCTGCAAATGCAAAGGAAAAATATGCTTTTGTTGAATTGACTCACGTACAGAACCTCGGCAATGAAGTTATGCATCAGGAAAGAACTACTTATTGGATTAATTTTAACGAATTGAGGTTTATTTCATCGTATGTGGCTAACCATCCCGGCATGAGCTACCAGGAAAGCATCAAATATTACATTAAATATGGTATTTCATTTATTGAGAATATGTTTAATCTGGGACATTTTGGACAATCATATTTAAGCCCCGGATATTATAAAGCTGAATATTTAGGGCCGTCATCGAACGGTTATGTTCCATTGGATTATGAATTAAATACAACAACGGATTCCACACTTATTCATCATTATACCGAAAGAAGAGAAGCCCTTGCTGATAGTAGTTCTCTGCTTGATGTCAGAGCACAAACAACTCAAAACCATTTTAAATCCATTTCGGATGAGCTCAATGAAGTTCACCTCAAAAGAATTTTGAAATTGATTGAAGACTCAAAGGAAAAGAATATACAGTTGATCTTCCTTCTTTCTCCACGAAACACGAGACAAAGTTTAGTCAACTTATATCATGCCATTCCTGAATCCCATAAAATTCAATTAGCGGATCCTGAGAATTTTCCCGAGCTCTATGAACTTCAATATTCGTTTGATGCAGGACACCTGAATAGTGATGGTGCTAAGATCTATAGCACCTTGCTTGCACAAAAATTTTACGAAAAGAAAACGGATCAGCACGTCTCTAACTGA